The genomic DNA ATTATTTGCTGGAGTATTTCCAGGGTTAGCTAAGGCAATTGTATATGTGATTGGTTGCCCAACATCGGCGATAGTTAAATCTACATCTTTGAAAATAATTACATTTGCTAAATTAATTTGTGTACTGACAGTGTTACTTAAAGATGTTTCTATAGTTGGTGGATCACCTGGATTTAGAATAAAGCTATACTCTGTACTAGATGAATTTATTGTTGGGTTTTGGGCTGGTAAAGAGGTGACAGTTACTTGATAAGAAACAGTAATTTCACCGTTAGCAGGAATGGAAGGTAATGGAACACCAATGTTCGGATCTGCGTTATTTTGGAGCACACCATTAATAAGGAAAGTGTTTGGAATAAAGGTAGTTCCATCTGGATTTGTATCTATGAAAGTTGGACTATCAGCAGTAACGCTTCCTGCATTCGTTAAAAGAATAGTATAAGTTAATACATCCCCAACAGTAGCGAACGCTCGATCCACTGTTTTTGCTGAAATGACATTTGCGTCATTTACTTGAGTAAATGTAGTGGTTGAAGTTGTGTTCTTACTTACAGGGGAAGCGTTTGGATCAACGATAAAGTTATAGGAAATAGAAGCGCTATTTGAAATAGGATTTGGGTTTGGAATGCTAGTTATTAATACTTCGAATGAAGCTGTAATTGTAGTACCTGCAGTGATACTACCGATATTGATGCTAGCTGGTGTAACGCCTGGTTGAGTAACATTGTTAATCGTAACACTGTTTGGTACAAAGGTAGTACCATTCGCGATTGAATCGGATAGTACTACATTGTTCGCTATAACATTTCCATCGTTTGTAAGAGAAAAGGTATAAGTTAATACATCCCCAACTTCCGCAAACGTTTGACTTACAGATTTATTGGCATGAAGATTTGCTAGTCTAATTGTTGATGTAACAGAATTAGAATTTGCTGTTTTTGAAGTTGGTGGCAGACTTGGATTTACAGTATATAGATAAGAGGCGAAAGCATTATTAATGATAGGATTTTGGGCGGTAATATTGATGACTGTTACTTGGAAAGAAAGGGTAAAAGTAGCTCCACCAGGAATTGTGCCAATAGGTAAAGCAACGAGAGAGTCTACATTTTGTAAAACGCCATTGAGTGTTACAGAACCTGGTGTTAGAATCGTTCCATTTGGCAGTGGATCTGTTAGTTGCACGTTAGTTGCAGCTGTATTTCCGCTGTTTGTAATAAGAATTGTATAACTTATCGTTTCACCAATTGTGGCAAATTGTTTGTTTGTTGATTTTGTTAATGCTACATTCGCATTGTTAATTTGAGTGGAAACGAGATTAGAAGAAATGTTTTTTGTAACGGGTGATTGGCTTGGATTGACAGTGTACTGATAAGAAGCGCTTGATCCATTAGATACGACATTTAGCGCGGGTATTGTATTTACAACTACTTGAAATGAAACATTTTTTGTTGTGCCAGTTGGGATGGATCCAATGTTCACGCCGTTAGCGGGATTTGCGCCCACTTGTGTCGTGCCATCTATTGTTAAACTGTTAAGGACAAAAGTTGTTCCGGTAGGAATAGCATCTGTAAAAATAACGTTGTTCGCATTCGTATTACCTGTACTTGTAAAGGAAACGGCGTATGTTAGTGTATCACCAATATCTGCGAAATTTTTATCTACTGCTTTTGCCATAGTTACAGTAGCGTTATTCACTTGAGTAGATACGATATTGGTCGTATCAGTCCCACTTACTGCCGGTTGATTTGGTACAGGAATGTATTGATATGTTGTTGTTCCACTATTTAATATTGGATTTGTTTGGGGAATAGAAGGAACGAGTACTTGAAATGAAACAGTAGTCGTAGAATTAGCAGCAATAGCTCCAATTGATATACCAGTAGCGGGATTTGCTCCAGCCTGATTAACTCCGTTAACAGTTACACTCCCCGGAATGAAAGTAGTCCCGCTAGGAATCGGATCCGTATATATAACGTTAGTTGCAGCGATATTTCCTATATTAGCTAAGGCGATACTATAAGTTAACGTTTCACCAATATCGGTAAAAAGTTTGTTAACTGATTTTGTGCCATTAATATCTGCGAGGTTAACTTGTGTTCCAGCAGAGTTGCTTGTTGCAAGACCATTAAAAGTTGTTCCTCCGGCGATTGGTGTATATTGAAATGTAATATTAGCAGTGTTAGCGATGGGGTTTTGACTTGGGAGAGAAACGACAGTTGCTTGAAAAGTTACTGTACGAGAAGCACTATTATTAATTGTTCCAAGAGTTATACCGGCGGTAGGATTTGCATTTGTTTGTGGTACGTTATCTACTGTTACAGTGCCAGGTATAAAAGAAGTACCGTTAGGGAGACTATCTATAAAAATAGCATTATTGGCGGGAAGAAGCCCGGTGTTAGGGATAGTAACTGTATAAGTGAGAATATCTCCAATTGCTGCAACACTTTTATTCACGCTTTTCGTTGCTTGTATGTTAGGTGAGTTTATATTAATTTGTAACCCGACTGTATTTAGCATATATGCATCTCCGTTAGTTGTTAAACGGATTGCGGCGGACACTTGGGAGTTTGTTAAATAAGGAGAAATATCAATGGAAGTAATGTCCCAGCCTTGTCTTCCTGCGGATATATTTGTACTTGTAGAAGCGCTTTGGTTTCGCGTTCCAAATGTTCCAGTTGTATCTAAATTTCCAGCAGCATTATTAACTTGAGAACCGAAGAAATTATTTATCGCATTATTTGGCCCAGATAAAGCGTTTAATGAACTGAAATTTGGTCCAAATAAAGCTTGATCTCCAGTTAAATCAGCATCCCCTTCAGTAGAACTTAAAAATAATCTCCCGCTTACAGGTCCCCCTGAAGGTGTTAAAAAACCTGAGACAGATACATCGGCACTACCAGTTTCTGCAGAAACACGGTTACCTGCTACATAAATCGTTAAGTTTCTTGCAGGTAATGTTCCATTTTGGTAAGCGACGATAAGTGTCCATCCAGCCGAATTAATTGTTCCGTTAGAAGCATCTATAGGGTCTACAAGTCCAGGGACAGAGCCGGTTGTATAAGAGCCAGATCCTCCAGCTTGAACGAGAGATGTTACATCTGCAGAACGTGTATAGAATCCAAATGTGACGGATCCGGAAACGAATGTTTGATTGGAAGCAGTAACAGCAGAAGGAGTAATTGAGTATGTTGAAACAGGTGTTGTAAAAGAAATAGGGTTTCCTAAAACATTCGTAATGTTTTGATCACGAGATAAGTAGTTGCCACCCCAAATGAGTTCTGCGTAAAGAATCGTACTACCAGCAGGGATATTTAAAATAGCGGTAGAACTATTTTGTGTATAGTTTAACGTTGTCCCAGCAGGAAAAGTAGGTACTTGTAAAGCGGTATTCGTAGTTGCGAATGCACCAATTGCCCCGATTGTACCAGCACGGTTTTGATTACTAATTTTACTTAAGCCTAAAGTATTTCCTGTAATAGCGAGTGCGCCGTTTGTGGTGGTAGAAAATCGATTCGTAATGGGCATGTTGTCACCTCATTTACAATATAGTCTTGGTCAAAATAGGATATGTATGTGACAAATAAAGGGAAACATGTACGAGTTGATTTAGTAATAATGATTTAAATGTCTAAATAAGGGGTTGGAGAATGATTGGATTGAAAATAAGAGTGGAGCGTCTTAGAAAAGAAGATATAAATGATATTGTTGCGTTATCTTCTTATATTGGTTGGGATTATAACAGAGAAGAAGTTGAAACGATTTTTAACTCAGGTATTGTATATGGCGTATGGAATGAGAGAAAAAAACTTATTGCAAGCGCTGCAATTATATTATACGGAGAGGCGTTAGCGTCAATAGGAATGGTAATTGTACATCCGGATTATAAGGGAAGAGGGATTGGAAAGGCGATAACGAGTTCTTGCATGAATAGCGTATCAGCTCAAACTTCAATTATGCTGATTGCTACAGATGAGGGAAAGCCTTTATATAAAAAATTAGGATTTAGGGTAGTAAGTTATGTTTCTAAATACATATGTAACTCGTACAATACAAATTATAAATGTGCAGAAGATGAAGAATATATGAAGGGTTATAAAGAGGAGGATTTAGAAAGGATAATAAAAATAGATGAAGGCGCATTTGGAATAAGTCGAAACGAGTTTTTAAAACAAAGAATTATGCAAAGTGAACAGTGTGTCGTTGTAAAGGATACAAAAGAAAATGTAGTAGGATACGGTATAAGTATACAAACGCCAGAAAATAAAATAATAGGACCGATCGTTGCTAAAAATGATGCAATGGCAATGAGAATAGTACATGCTTTAGCAAGAGGGCATGATGGGAGATTAAGAATGGATGTACCAAAAGGAAAGGACGACTTTCTGAAAGAGTTAGAGATTGCTGGTTTTCAAAAGGTGAATACACCACCAATAATGATGAAAAATAGCAATCAATTATTAAAAAGGAATAATGAGTTATATAGCATTGCAGCGCAAATTTTTGGATGAAAAAGAATCCTTCTGAACGAAGGATTCTTTTTCGTTAATCACGATACTGATTGTGAGTTGGCTGAAAGAGATCTTCCTCGACATCTCTCACCATAGAAAAATGGTCAACATTATAATGACCGTGTAGAATTTTATTGTGATGACCAATAATTTGCTCTGCAGTCAACACATTAGAATCAGTTGTGGAATGACCGTTTTTAATTAATGTAACGTCAAAGCCTTGTACAGTTGCTGTCCTAACAGCGGTGTCGATGCAATGTTCTGTTTTACATCCACCGATAACGATATGGTTAATTTTTTCTACTTTTAAAGTTTCAAGTAAAGAAGTGCCATAGAATGAATTTGTTGCTGCTTTATTAATAAGGATTGCAGACTGAGGCACTTGAATTTGATTATGTACTTCAAATCCTTCTCCGCTACCAGAAGCAACATCGATATCTCTTACGAAAACAACAAGGGCATTTGCATCTAGTGCTTTCTGTACGGCTGTATTTATTGTAGATAATAGATCTTTTTTACGAAAAACTTCATTTTCTTTTTCATTTCCATCCATTAATTCTTGCTGAGCATCAATGATTAATAGTGCTTGTTTCATCGTGTCTCCCCTTTAATATGAAATAAGTTCCACTGTACATATTCCTCCATATTATAAGGAAATCCTCCATTATTAATGAAGTAAAGACTGATTTACAAAGTTGTCAAATAAATTTCATTCTCATAGCGTGTAAAAACATGTATGATAAGAAGTGGAGAATTTTTGAGTAGGTGGGAATAACATGCAAACAGTAGAAGATTATCTTTCATTCTTACATACGAAAGGATTTAAATTATCAGAGGAAGCACAAGGGTTTATTATGTTCGGACAAGGATATACTGGTGCATCTGATGGAATTGTTAACGCAGCGATAGAAGCGACAATTAAACATCAATTTCAGTTTGATGGCAGTTATTTTGTTGCGTTATTAGAACGATTGAAAGAGGAAGAAATTACAGATAAAAAAAGCGCTAAGGCTTTTATGCGGAAGTTACAAGCGTAACTTCACGCAGCCTGCGCTTCTTTTTTTGTTTTGGAAGGTAATTCAACAAAGACCATGCCTAGGAAAATACATAGGCATCCGATAATAGCAGAAATAGACAGTTGTTCGTTTGCAACGAGAACGCCTGTTAAGGCAGCAAAAACGGGCTCCATTGCGAAAATAATGGCTACTCTCGTTGGAGATGTATGTTTTTGTGCTGATGTTTGGATGAAAAAAGCAATGGATGTCGCGAATAGGGAAGTTAGGAATAGAGCAAATAAAAAGGAAGAATTCGTCCATAGTGCTACTGAAAATAATTTTTCCCAATCTTCAAACAGAAAGGCGCAAATAGAAGAAAACATACCGACAGCTAATACTTGCGACGTACTTAACAATAAAGGTGATATTTTTTTAGAAAAGAAGCCGTTAACAAGAATATGAGCAGCGAAAGCAACTGCACAACCGAGAACGAGTATATCTCCAATATTTAATTGAAAAGAATCACCAGCCGTTAATAAGTATAAACCTGCTGTTGCTACAGCAATGCCCATTACGATAAAAATGGTAGCTTTTTGTTTTAAAAAGATAAAAGACAAAATTGGTACCATAACGATACTAAGCCCTGTTAAGAAACCTGCTTTTGAAGAAGTTGTATAAAGTAAGCCGAATGTTTGTAATACATAGCCAACGCATAAAAAGAATCCAACGATTAATCCCGCGAGACTACTCTGTTTTATATCGTGTTTTGAAGCTTTTTTTGAGAAAATCATTTGAACGAATAATAAAATAATTCCGGCGAATAAAAAGCGAATACCATTAAAAGTAAATGGACCAACGAAAGACATAGCATTTTGAACGACGACAAATGTAGCTCCCCAAATAAAAGAGACAAATAATAAAGCAAGAGGAGCAATCCAATCTTTTTTCACACTCATACCCCCGTTAATTTTGTAAGATAGCTTTTCTAGCTAATTCATCAGCGACTTTATTTTGACTACTTGGAATCCACTTAATAAAAAAGAGATCGAAACTTTTTATGTACTGCAGTGCTTCCTCTAATAGTGGTGCAAACATTTTATTTTTTGCGTATTCTTTTTCAACAGCTCGCTCGACAAGTTGCGAATCTGTACGAAAAGAGACAATGTTATAATTATGCTCCGTGCAATATTTTAATGCCGCAAGTAAAGCGTGGTATTCTGCTTCATGATTGGACATTGTCCCGAGGGGTAATGATAATTGTACAGCTGGTTGAACTCCTTTAATAAATACTCCTGCACCAGAAGGACCAGGATTTCCTTTTGATGCACCATCAATATATACTTCAATCAAAATGAGAAACCTCCAAATTATAAGATGATCCCCTACTTATATATTTCTTTGAAGTAGGGGATAGAGTAATTAGCCAATTGTAATGCTATAACGACATGTAAATGTTTCATTCGCTTGCAAAGATTGAACTCCTTTTTTTTCCTTGAAATCTTTTGCTGGATTTACTTCATCAGCAATACCGTACCAAGGTTCGATACATAGGAAAGGTGCATTCTCGCCTGGTGTCCATACGCCGACAAATGGGAATCCGTCAAATTCTACTTTTACAAATTTATTATGTTTATGAGAACGAATAGAGATTTCATCCGTATTCATATTTTCAAAAATAAGCGCATCATTTTTAAATAAATCGTATGTAAGTGGTAATTCATTCGTATTTTCAGCGATTAATTGCTTTTTACTTGAAAGGTAAGGTCCTTCTAATACACTTGTTTCTAAGCGTTCAGAACCATTAAATGATAAATGATAATCTGTAAATGATTCGCCCTCTAATAACGGGAAGTTGAAACCAGGATGTGCTCCGATTGAGAAGAACATTTCTTTTGAAGTGGGATTATTCACTTCATATGTTACATGAACGATTTGTCCCTCTAGTTCATAAGACACGAGTAATTCAAATTCGTATGGGTATTTTTTTAATGTTTCTTCATTACTAGTAACGATATAAGTGATTTTCGTTTCACTTTGTTCTTTTACAGAGAATGTAAGATCACGAGCGAAGCCGTGTTGTGTTAAAGAATAAGGTTTACCATCTACGTAGTATGTATTATCTACTAATCGGCCGACAATTGGGAATAAAATTGGTGCACGGCGTCCCCAATAAGTAGAATCACCTTGCCATAAGTATTCTGTATTGTCTGCTTTTAAGCGAACGCTTTGTAATTCTGCACCTTTGTCAGAGATGGTAACGATCACGTTTTCATTTTGAATTGTTGCAGTCATGAAGTAAAACCTCCTAAATCTTTCATATATTTCATTATACGTTGTCTAAAAGAAAAAAGGTAGTTCATGATAGGAATCTATTGACGAAAGGGGGGCTACCGCGTAAAATATAATCTTGTTGCTTAAAAAACGAATAACGTGGTTCGAAACCATCCCACGTAAAAAAACTAAGGAGATTTTGTCATGAATATTAGAACATTAGTCGGTAATGGTATTTTAGCGGCATTATATATTGCTGTTTCTATGCTTATTCAGCCATTTGGCTTTACGAGTGTACAGTTTCGTATTTCAGAGATGTTTAATCATCTCGTTGTATTTAATAAGAAAGCAATTTACGGAATTGTATTAGGTGTATTTTTAACGAATCTCTTTTTCTCACCTATGATCGCTTACGATTTAGTATTTGGAGTAGGGCAATCTATTCTTGCACTAGTTGCAACCATTATTTCTATGCGATTCATTAAAGGTGTTTGGGCTCGTATGATTTTTAATACAGTTATCTTTACAATTACAATGTTTATGATTGCAATTGAACTTCATCTTGCATTTGATTTACCATTTATGTTGACTTGGTTAACATGTGCAGCCGGTGAATTTGTTGTAATGGCCATTGGTATGCCTGTAATGTACTGGATTAATAAGCGAGTACAATTTGAAAGATTTATGTAATAGATGAAAGAGCTATTCCTAAAGGGATAGCTCTTTTTGCATGTGATAATATTGAATATAATTCAGAGACTCTTGATAAAATATAATAAAATAAAGTGAGGCTTTCATTAGCTGGATACATATAAGAAGTCTTACATAAGGGGAATCTAGTATGAAATATAAAATTCATTGGTTGTATAAAACAAAGCGCGGTTTGCAGACGGAATTAACGACAGATTATATGAACATAGAAGATGTACTGCAATTTGCAGAGGATTTCGAGAAAACAGGAAGAGTAAAAGAATTATTATTTTACGATGAAATGGATGCAGAATGGTCATTAAAAGAGATGAAAAAACTGAGTAAGCAAGTGGAGGATGAGCCCCAAGAAATACTCGTTTATTTTGATGGTGGTTATGATGTGCAGACGAAAGAAGCTGGAGTAGGTATATGTGTGTACTATAAAAAAGGAAATAAAAACTACCGAATTCGCCGCAACGCATATATAGAAGGTATATATGATAATAATGAAGCCGAATATGCGTCATTATTATACGGTATGAATATACTCGAGGAATTAGGGATTAAGTATGAAGCAGTTACACTTCGCGGGGATTCTCAAGTGGTATTGCAACAATTGGCTGGAGAATGGCCTTGCTATGATGAGCATTTAAATCATTATTTAGACCAAATTGAACAAAAAGCGAAGCAAATGAAATTAAAACTTGTATGCGAGCCAATATCTAGAAAACAAAATAAAGAAGCACATCAATTAGCAACGCAAGCATTAGAAGGAACAGTCATTGATAGTCATAAAGAAATAACCGAATAGAGAGGTGCAACCGTGGATAAAAAGCAACTCATTACAGAGGTAAATGACTTATTAGAAACGTATTGTGAAGGGTGTTTTTTGCGAGAACATAATCGAAAGACAAATAGTAAATATTATGCTCATTCATTTTGTATTAGGCAATGTACAGTTGGAGAAACATTGAAAAAGTATGGGGAACAGTTGTCATGAAAAAACATCCAGAGAACATTCTCTGGATGTTTTTTTAGTGCTTTGCTTCGTTTAATTGCTGCTCGCATTTGCTTAATTTTTTTTCCTCATTCATTAGAAACGGCTCATCTAAATCTACTGCAACAGATTTCATAATTTCAAGCTGAGAGCGAGCTGCTTCTACAGCAGTTGTGGCATGCTCTAAAGTGTCTGGATCCATTGAAATTGTTGCTGAACCCACCATCTTTTGTGCCGTTTCTACACGGAATTTCACTTCTTCAAAATCATTTACTTCTGATCCCATTTTTACTGCCTCCTTTGTATATTGCGCATTTCACATAGTTTTTGCTCTGTAAAACGGAAATATACAAAGGAATAACAAAGGAGGTTACCAAGTAAGGTAACCTCCTTTCATATGTTGGATTAAAGTTTTACTACGTTAGCAGCTTGAGGTCCACGGTTTCCTTCAGTGATATCGAAAGATACTTCTTGACCTTCTTCTAAAGCTTTGTAGCCGTCTCCTTGAATAGCAGAGAAATGTACGAATACATCGTCAGCGCCTTCAATTTCGATAAATCCAAAACCTTTTTCGTTGTTAAACCATTTTACTTTTCCTTGCATGTTACAATTCCTCCTAAAAACATTTGCTTTTTTCATTTAGTGAAATCCATTTGAAAAGATAAGATAAACTAAAAATGCTATAATCTTGAATATTCTGCTAAATGATTAATTTAAATATACACGAATTGGGAGAATTTAGTCAAGTAAGCGATTTTATTTTTTTGTATTTTTAAATAATTTTCAGCCGAATTTTAAATAGGTATAGGACAGGCCGAGTATGTAATAGCCTTAATTGAATGCTATACATAATGAGGTGAAAGAATGAATGAGTCTTATTTATTAGATAATGACGGAATGAGAATGAGAACGGATATACCGAATTGGGTTGCGAAAGAATTTGAAAATTTTTCAAACATCGTATTAGAACCAACTTTTCCATGTTTTTTTGGTTTAACTGCTTTGAAAAAGAATGAACTTCGTTATTCCTTTCTCTCTCATAATGATTGGAGTCATTTGCCGCATACAATGTTATCTTTTTTAGAGTTAATGAAAGAACGCCCAATTGTAAGAAGAGGCTTTTTTCTTTTTGTGGAACCGGAATGTGAGGAACAATCAATCGAATATTATCGTGATTACTTTTGGAAAGTACTACAATATTTACATGAAAACGATAATCAAACATGGCCGAAGCAAATTCCTGAAGACCCAGATCATTACTTATGGGAATTTTCATTTGGCGGGGAACCGATATTCGCATTTGGAAATGCGCCAGCTTATAAACAACGAAAAACTAGGCATTTAGGAAATTCTCTTGTTATTGGGTTTCAGCCACGTACCATTTTTGATGGATTAGAAGGCGACCGTCCTAAAGGAGCATATTCAAGACAAACGGTCCGAGATCGAGTTGAAAAGTGGGATCAGCTGCCGAAACATCCTAACATTAGTCATTATGGTGATCACGAACATCGGGAATGGAAA from Bacillus basilensis includes the following:
- a CDS encoding GNAT family N-acetyltransferase — translated: MIGLKIRVERLRKEDINDIVALSSYIGWDYNREEVETIFNSGIVYGVWNERKKLIASAAIILYGEALASIGMVIVHPDYKGRGIGKAITSSCMNSVSAQTSIMLIATDEGKPLYKKLGFRVVSYVSKYICNSYNTNYKCAEDEEYMKGYKEEDLERIIKIDEGAFGISRNEFLKQRIMQSEQCVVVKDTKENVVGYGISIQTPENKIIGPIVAKNDAMAMRIVHALARGHDGRLRMDVPKGKDDFLKELEIAGFQKVNTPPIMMKNSNQLLKRNNELYSIAAQIFG
- a CDS encoding cysteine hydrolase family protein, giving the protein MKQALLIIDAQQELMDGNEKENEVFRKKDLLSTINTAVQKALDANALVVFVRDIDVASGSGEGFEVHNQIQVPQSAILINKAATNSFYGTSLLETLKVEKINHIVIGGCKTEHCIDTAVRTATVQGFDVTLIKNGHSTTDSNVLTAEQIIGHHNKILHGHYNVDHFSMVRDVEEDLFQPTHNQYRD
- a CDS encoding DUF6123 family protein — protein: MQTVEDYLSFLHTKGFKLSEEAQGFIMFGQGYTGASDGIVNAAIEATIKHQFQFDGSYFVALLERLKEEEITDKKSAKAFMRKLQA
- a CDS encoding DMT family transporter; this translates as MKKDWIAPLALLFVSFIWGATFVVVQNAMSFVGPFTFNGIRFLFAGIILLFVQMIFSKKASKHDIKQSSLAGLIVGFFLCVGYVLQTFGLLYTTSSKAGFLTGLSIVMVPILSFIFLKQKATIFIVMGIAVATAGLYLLTAGDSFQLNIGDILVLGCAVAFAAHILVNGFFSKKISPLLLSTSQVLAVGMFSSICAFLFEDWEKLFSVALWTNSSFLFALFLTSLFATSIAFFIQTSAQKHTSPTRVAIIFAMEPVFAALTGVLVANEQLSISAIIGCLCIFLGMVFVELPSKTKKEAQAA
- a CDS encoding reverse transcriptase-like protein, producing the protein MIEVYIDGASKGNPGPSGAGVFIKGVQPAVQLSLPLGTMSNHEAEYHALLAALKYCTEHNYNIVSFRTDSQLVERAVEKEYAKNKMFAPLLEEALQYIKSFDLFFIKWIPSSQNKVADELARKAILQN
- a CDS encoding aldose 1-epimerase family protein, with the translated sequence MTATIQNENVIVTISDKGAELQSVRLKADNTEYLWQGDSTYWGRRAPILFPIVGRLVDNTYYVDGKPYSLTQHGFARDLTFSVKEQSETKITYIVTSNEETLKKYPYEFELLVSYELEGQIVHVTYEVNNPTSKEMFFSIGAHPGFNFPLLEGESFTDYHLSFNGSERLETSVLEGPYLSSKKQLIAENTNELPLTYDLFKNDALIFENMNTDEISIRSHKHNKFVKVEFDGFPFVGVWTPGENAPFLCIEPWYGIADEVNPAKDFKEKKGVQSLQANETFTCRYSITIG
- a CDS encoding QueT transporter family protein, with the translated sequence MNIRTLVGNGILAALYIAVSMLIQPFGFTSVQFRISEMFNHLVVFNKKAIYGIVLGVFLTNLFFSPMIAYDLVFGVGQSILALVATIISMRFIKGVWARMIFNTVIFTITMFMIAIELHLAFDLPFMLTWLTCAAGEFVVMAIGMPVMYWINKRVQFERFM
- a CDS encoding ribonuclease H family protein; translation: MKYKIHWLYKTKRGLQTELTTDYMNIEDVLQFAEDFEKTGRVKELLFYDEMDAEWSLKEMKKLSKQVEDEPQEILVYFDGGYDVQTKEAGVGICVYYKKGNKNYRIRRNAYIEGIYDNNEAEYASLLYGMNILEELGIKYEAVTLRGDSQVVLQQLAGEWPCYDEHLNHYLDQIEQKAKQMKLKLVCEPISRKQNKEAHQLATQALEGTVIDSHKEITE
- a CDS encoding zinc-finger domain-containing protein translates to MDKKQLITEVNDLLETYCEGCFLREHNRKTNSKYYAHSFCIRQCTVGETLKKYGEQLS
- a CDS encoding DUF2564 family protein produces the protein MGSEVNDFEEVKFRVETAQKMVGSATISMDPDTLEHATTAVEAARSQLEIMKSVAVDLDEPFLMNEEKKLSKCEQQLNEAKH
- the cspB gene encoding cold shock-like protein CspB, translated to MQGKVKWFNNEKGFGFIEIEGADDVFVHFSAIQGDGYKALEEGQEVSFDITEGNRGPQAANVVKL
- a CDS encoding YqcI/YcgG family protein; translated protein: MNESYLLDNDGMRMRTDIPNWVAKEFENFSNIVLEPTFPCFFGLTALKKNELRYSFLSHNDWSHLPHTMLSFLELMKERPIVRRGFFLFVEPECEEQSIEYYRDYFWKVLQYLHENDNQTWPKQIPEDPDHYLWEFSFGGEPIFAFGNAPAYKQRKTRHLGNSLVIGFQPRTIFDGLEGDRPKGAYSRQTVRDRVEKWDQLPKHPNISHYGDHEHREWKQYFIGDDVEPIKGKCPFLHKIEK